Genomic segment of Alkalidesulfovibrio alkalitolerans DSM 16529:
ACGCGGGCGAGCCCCTGGTCTCCATGACCCAGGATATCGGCCAAGCCCTGGGCCTGAGCGTGGGCGACACCCTGACCGTGAACCTGCTCGGGCAGGAAATCACGGCTCGCATCGCCAACTTCCGGCGCGTGGAGTGGGCCAGCCTGGCCATGAATTTCGCCCTCATCTATCCGCCCGGCGTGCTCGAAGAAGCTCCGCAGAGCCACATCGCCACGGTCTACATGAACGGCGACGACGCTACAGAGGCGAGGGTACTGAACGTCCTGGGCCGCGAATTTCCCAACGTCTCGGGCATCCGCGTGAAGGAGGTCCTGGCCCGCGTCGGCGACCTGATGCAGGGCATCGGGCTGGCCGGAAACCTTGTGGCCGCCGTGGCCGTGGTGACGGGCCTCTTGGTGCTCGCGGCCAGCCTGCGCGCCTCGGCCGACCGTCGCATCTACGAGGCCGTGGTGCTGAAGGTCGTGGGCGCGACGAGGGCGGACATCCTGACCGCCTTGGCCCTGGAATACGCCCTGCTCGGCCTTGCGGCCGGGCTGACGGCCGCGGTCCTGGGCACGGCGCTGGGCTTTGCCGTGGTCACCGAGGTCCTGAATCTGGAATGGACCTTCCTGCCGAGAAGCGTCGCCTTGACTGTCTTTTTCAGCGTGACCCTGACCCTTTTCCTGGGGCTTTTGGGTGTGCGCAGGATTCTGGGGCAAAAGCCCGCCGCCTATCTGCGCAACGAGTGAATGACGTTCACGACATGTTGCATTGTGCGCCCGAAAGCGGGTAACGGAAGAACATGCGCATCAAGACCAAACTTTTCATCGTGCTCCTGGGAGTGACCCTCGTGCCCATGGCCGCGATGCGCTATACCGGCCAGGAAGCCATGACCGAGCTCGGACACGACCTCTCCCGCACGATCTCGCTCACGCTCCTCGACAACGCCGAGAATGAATTGCGCCGCCTCGTGGAGGACCACGCACGCGTCCTCAAGCGCGAGCGCCAGCTCGTGGAAACGATCCTGCGTGTGCGCGTCGCCGAAATCGAGGAACTCCTGGGCTCACCCGACAAGGTGCTGACGCCGCTCATCTGTCCCCTGCCCAGGGAAGGCGCTCCCGACGCCTGGTCCATGGCCCCCCCCGATTCGCTACAGGCCGCACAGGCCGAGGAACTTTTTTGCGAGGCCTGGCCCGACGAATGCGCCGAATTAACGCCGGACTTCAGCGCCCCAGGCGTTTTCCCAGGACGGTCCGTGCTGCCCGGCGGGGAATCGGCATCCCTGCCCCTGAACCGCCTGCCACCGCTCTTCACATCGCTGGCCGCGGCATACCCCGGCCTGTTCCTGTGGCAACTCATAACTCCGGTTGACGGACCGACGCTGGCCTACCCCTTCGCGACCCTGCCCGGCGAGCAGCCACGCTTCGGCCCCTTCATCCTCTCGGCCGAGGCCTGCGCCCAAGGAGTTCCCGTCTGGAGCCTGCCCGCGCCCGACCCCGTCACCGGCCGCCTGGTCTTTTTCGTCTCCCTGGCCTATCGCGACCCGACCACAGGCAAACCCGCGGGCGTCGCCTCGCTGGTCCTCCCCGTTCACGCCGTGCTGCACGAAAACCAGCACGTGCGCTCCCTCTCGGACGACGTGGTCTCGATGCTCGTACAACCCGACGACGATCCCTTCAGCGTTCGCGTCGTCGCTCGCGAGCGCACCAACCAACAAGAAGTGGCAGGCGTCGGCGAGCAACCCGGCCATGGTCCAGGCATGCGTATGGGAATGCGCCGTCCGCAGTGGACCACGGCCGCCGCGCCTGAGCGGCTGAGGCCCGAGGACAGCGACGAATTCCTCTATTTCTCGCGCGCCCTGGCAAGCGGTTCGTCGAGCGTCCTGACCATGCGCCACGAAGGCCGGGAAAGCTTCTGGGCCTTCTCGCCCATCAACCGGGAACGCAACATCTCGCTTTTGCTGATCGTGCCCAAAACCGACCTCACCCGGCAGGCAGACACCGCACGCGACGACGTGGAGCGACGCATCGAACGTCAGGTCCGGCTAACCGGCATAGGCCTGACCGTGCTCTTTGCTCTGGTGGTGCTCACGTCCTACGTCCTCTCGCGTTCTTTCACCCGCAACATCGCCATCCTGAGCATGGCGGCGCGCCGTCTGGCCGCCGGAGACTTCAGTGTCCGGGCCGCTATCAGGGGCCGCGACGAGATTGCCGAACTCGGCCGGACCATCGACCAGACCATCCCGGCACTTGAAGAACGCCTGAAATTGAAGAAGGCCGTGGATCTTGCCCAGGAAATCCAACATAATCTCCTGCCTGGCGCACCGCCCAAGCTGCCCGGCCTGGACCTTGCGGGCACGGCCATCTACTGCGACGAGACAGGCGGAGATTTCTACGACTTCGTGCGCTTCCCCGAGGCCCTGCCGGTGATCGGCGTGGCAGTGGGCGACGTCTCCGGCCACGGCGTGCCCGCAGCGCTGCTCATGGCCTCGGCCCGCGCGGCGCTTCGCGCGCACCTCACCTATCCCGGCAAAGCCGGGGAGGCGGTCTCTGCCGTGAATCGTCTGGTGGCGCGCGACACGGCAGCCACCGGCCATTTCCTGACGCTTTTCTACCTCGAACTGGACACGGAATCGGGCGTGGCGACCTGGATCAGGGCAGGTCATGACCCCGCCCTGCTCTACGATCCGGCCAACGGCCGGTTCGAGGAACTCAACGGAGGCGGCCCAGCCATCGGGCTCGACGCAGAGGCGTCCTACACCCCTGGAACGCGCCGACTCGAATCGGGACAAGTGTTATGTATCGGCACGGATGGGATATGGGAGACCAGAGGACCCGGCGGAGAGATGTACGGGAAGGAGCGGCTGCGTGCGGTTCTCGCGCGAAACGGCCACGCCTCCGCCGAGGAGGTCGTCGCGGCCGTGCTCGACGACCTCGCGGCCTTCAGGGGGGACCAGCCCCAGGAGGACGACGTGACCCTGGCCGTGCTCGTCAGGACTGCCGGGCGGTCGTAGCCTGCGCGAACAGGATCACGCCGCGAGGAAAGTGCATCCCCAAGAACAGGAGGCGGCTCATCGTCGCGCGCGCGATCGCCTGATTTTCCCGACCGCAAACAGGAACGTGCAAAACGACAGCAGCCAAGACGCCACGTCTGCGGTCCGCTCGAACCACTGAACGGCCTTCTGCCGGTAGAACGGGGGGGCATACGGCCCCGCGCCGACTTCGGGACCGAGCAGGTTGCCCTGTTCGTCGTAGCGCTCTCCAAGCCCGGCGTGCCCCGCCTCTCCATAGACGCGCCGGACATATCCGATTTCTCCTGGCGCATCGTCGATCCCGAAGGGAAGCGTCAAACCCAGGGAGGGATCGCTGATCATGGACCCGCCGTCGTCCAGTTCGATCTGTAGCACGACGTGACCATCAAGGCCGACAACCCGCGTCTGCACCCCATATCGCCTGTGAAGAAGATCCGCCAGCCCCAAAGCGTTTTGCGAGCAGATTCCAAAGCCTCGTCCCAGAGCGCGCTGGTATTTGAAGGACTCGAAATTCGTGAAAATTCTCGTTTCCTGCCGCTGCAGTTTCAAGGCCGCGAGAAGCGGATCAAGACCGCTCGCCAGAAAAAGTATCCAGTTGTCGCGGAAATCGATCCGTGAAAGACCGTCTGGCCAATCGTACCTGATGGCCGAATGGTAGATTTGCGTAGCCTGAATTGCGAATTCCTGTGCGGAGAGAAGAGGCTGCAAGGCATCGAGCCTTCGCAGGGCGTCGCGATAAGGAATCGGAGGAGGCGAGAATTCGGCCCT
This window contains:
- a CDS encoding PP2C family protein-serine/threonine phosphatase; this encodes MRIKTKLFIVLLGVTLVPMAAMRYTGQEAMTELGHDLSRTISLTLLDNAENELRRLVEDHARVLKRERQLVETILRVRVAEIEELLGSPDKVLTPLICPLPREGAPDAWSMAPPDSLQAAQAEELFCEAWPDECAELTPDFSAPGVFPGRSVLPGGESASLPLNRLPPLFTSLAAAYPGLFLWQLITPVDGPTLAYPFATLPGEQPRFGPFILSAEACAQGVPVWSLPAPDPVTGRLVFFVSLAYRDPTTGKPAGVASLVLPVHAVLHENQHVRSLSDDVVSMLVQPDDDPFSVRVVARERTNQQEVAGVGEQPGHGPGMRMGMRRPQWTTAAAPERLRPEDSDEFLYFSRALASGSSSVLTMRHEGRESFWAFSPINRERNISLLLIVPKTDLTRQADTARDDVERRIERQVRLTGIGLTVLFALVVLTSYVLSRSFTRNIAILSMAARRLAAGDFSVRAAIRGRDEIAELGRTIDQTIPALEERLKLKKAVDLAQEIQHNLLPGAPPKLPGLDLAGTAIYCDETGGDFYDFVRFPEALPVIGVAVGDVSGHGVPAALLMASARAALRAHLTYPGKAGEAVSAVNRLVARDTAATGHFLTLFYLELDTESGVATWIRAGHDPALLYDPANGRFEELNGGGPAIGLDAEASYTPGTRRLESGQVLCIGTDGIWETRGPGGEMYGKERLRAVLARNGHASAEEVVAAVLDDLAAFRGDQPQEDDVTLAVLVRTAGRS